The DNA window GAGAAGGAACACGACTATCTGTGGCGGGTACACAAGGCGATTCCGAAGTGGGGGCAGATGGGGATCTTCAATCGCAGCCACTATGAGGATGTCCTGGTGGTGCGGGTGCATAACACTGTTCCTAAGGCTGTTTGGAGCAAGCGCTATGAGCAGATCAACAGCTTTGAGGAAATGCTGGCCGATAACGGCGTGAAGATCATGAAGTTCTTCCTCTACATTTCCAAGGAAGAGCAGAAGAAGCGCTTTGAAGAGCGGCTGAACAATCCCGAGAAGAACTGGAAGTTCTCGAAGGCCGATCTCGAGGAACGCAATTATTGGGACGATTACACGGCGGCCTTTGAGGAAGCGATCGGGAAGTGCAGTAAGAAGCACGCCCCCTGGTATGTGATTCCGGCAAACCGGAAATGGTATCGGGATCTTGCGGTATCTGAGATTGTCAAAGAGACACTCGAGGAGATGGACATGAAACTGCCCAAGCCGACGGCGGATCTGAGCAACATTCAGTTCGAATAGAGTTTGCCGCAGCTTTGTGGCTGGTTCCGGCATCCTGATAGGTATGTCCGAATCTCTGTTGTTTTCTCCCTTGGGTTTGCGGGAGCTTGTTTTTCCTAACCGGATTGGGGTGTCGCCCATGTGCCAGTATTCGGCGCTTGACGGCTTTGTGAACGATTGGCATCTCACTCATTTGGGGGCACGGGCCACGGGTGGGGCCGGGCTTGTGATCGTGGAGGCGACGGCGGTGGTGCCGGAAGGCCGCATCACGCCAGGTTGCACGGGCATCTGGAGTGACGCTCACATTGCACCCCTCGCAGGAATAGCCAAGTTCGTGAAGTCACAAGGGAGTGTGCCGGGGATTCAGTTGGCCCATGCGGGCCGCAAGGCCAGTTGTGCAATTCCGTGGGAGGGGGGCGCCCCGCTCCGTGTGGGCGATGGAGCCTGGCAAACGGTGGGGCCGAGCGCGATTCCGTTTGATGAGGGCTGGCATGTGCCGCATGAGCTAAGCGTGGCAGAGATTGCCGCCCTCGCCGCCGCTTTTGGGCTTGCCGCGAAGCGCGCGCTGCAGGCGGGCTTTGCAGTGATTGAACTGCATGGGGCGCACGGGTATCTGCAGCATGAGTTCCTGTCCCCGTTGTCGAATCACCGTACGGATGCCTATGGCGGGAGCTTTGAGAATCGTTCCCGTTTCCTGCGCGAGACCATCGCAGCGGTGCGAGCGGAGTGGCCGGAACGGCTGCCGCTGTTTCTGCGAATCTCGTCGTCAGATTGGGTTGAGGGTGGCTGGACGATTGAGGATTCGGTTGCACTGGCCAAGATGGTGCAGCCCTTGGGTGTCGATCTGATCGATTGCTCTTCGGGCGGAAATTCGCCGAAGGCAAAGATCGAATTGGGACCGGGCTACCAGGTGCCCTTTGCGGAGCAGATCCGGCGCGAGGGTGGAATCGCCAGTGCCGCCGTGGGTCTGATTCACACGGCCCAGCAAGCCGAAGAGGTCATTCGCGCCGGGCAGGCAGATCTGGTTCTGCTGGGACGGGAAATCTTGCGCGATCCCTACTGGCCCATCCATGCGGCGCAGGCGCTTGGTGTACCGCCAAAGGTGCCGAATCAGTATCTGCGCGCGATCTAATGCGGCCTGCCGGTCGTATACTCGCAGAAATGACTGTTTTCCGCCTCTTGTCCGTTGCCTGGATCGTTGCCGTGACGCTCCAGGCCCAGCCTGCCGACCTGATTTTCCGCAATGCCAAGGTTGTGACGGTTGACCCGAAGTTTCGGATTGCGCAGGCCATTGCGGTGCGGGGAGACCGCATCGCAGCCGTGGGCACAGATGCCAGCGTCTTGCGGCTGCGCGGGCCCAAGACGCAGGTGATTGATCTTGGAGGCAAGACGGTGCTACCGGGTCTGATCGATAGCCACACGCACGCGCTCGATGCTTCCCTCCATGAGTTCGACCATGAGATTCCGGCGATGCCCGACATCGCGGCCGTTCTGGCCCATGTGAAAGAACGGACGAAGATCGTGCCGGAGGGCGAATGGATCATTTTGCGCCAAGTCTTTATCACTCGCTTGAAGGAGCAGCGTTATCCGACGCGGCAGGAACTGGATGAAGCGGCGCCGCGGCATCCAGTCATTTTCAGTACCGGGCCAGATGCCTCCTTGAATTCGCTCGGCCTGCAGCGCAATGGCATCACCAAGGCCACCAAATCGCCGGAAGGCCAGCCGGGCAAGGTAGAACTCGATGCCGTGACGGGCGAGCCCACCGGAATCTTACGCACTTATGCCGCATTTGTGAAGTCTGTTCCGACAGAGCGGCAGCCGACGGACGCCGAGCGGATGGCCCGCTTGAAATTGCTGATGGCAGACTACAATTCGCTCGGAATCACCAGCATCACCGATCGTGCCGCCGCCGCGGGGCATGTGGAGATTTATCGCAAGCTGCGCGCAGAAGGCGGGCTGAGTTGCCGCGTGTTTCTCGACTATCATGTAGCGTTTCCGAATCGGGACTGGAAGGACGTGGAGGCCGAAATTGCTGGCGTGGCTGCCGATCCGCTGCACAAATACGACAACATGCTTTGGATGCGCGGGATCAAGGTCTTCCTCGACGGCGGGATGTTGACCGGCTCGGCGTTGATGCGCGAGCCATGGGGGAAGAGCAAGATCTATTCGATCACCGATCCCGAGTATCGAGGCATGCGCTACATCGATTCAGAACGCCTGTACCTGTTGGCGCGTGCCAGCCTGAAGCGGGAATTGCAGTTTACGGCGCACACCGTCGGTGACGGCGCGATTCATGCCTTGTTGAACGCTTATGAGCGCGTCAATGAGGAGTTCCCGGTGCGTGCGAGCCGCCCGAATTTGACCCATGCGAATTTCATGTCGCCTGAGGCTGTCGAGAAAATGGCCAAGCTGGGCGTCGTGGCGGACTTGCAGCCGGCCTGGTTGGAGTTGGACGGCGCCACCTTGGTGTCGCAGTTTGGCTTGCCCCGGATGCGCTACTTCCAGCCTTACGCGACGCTGTTCAAGAGCGGCGTCACCGTGGGCGGCGGGAGCGATCATATGCAGCGGATCGGCGCGATGCGCGCGGTGAACCCGTATCATCCCTTCTGGGGGATGTGGATCGCGATTGCCCGCCAGCCGCGTTGGACCGACCAGGTGTTGCACCCCCAGGAACGGATCACCAGAGAGCAGGCGATTCGTCTCTATACGATCAACAATGCGTTTCTGAGTTTCGAAGAAAAAGAGAAGGGTTCGCTCGAGGTTGGGAAACTGGCAGATCTGATCGTTCTCAATCGAGACATTCTGACGGTTCCGGTGGACACGATTCCGCAGATTCGTGTGGAGTCTACCTATCTGGGGGGACGGCAGGTCTACCGGCAATAAAAAAAGGTCCGGTTTTCACCGGACCTAAGGAGTGCTCGCCACAAAGAGAGATCCAATTAGTGCAATCGGCTGCTGGCGCCAGAGCGGGTGCGGGGCGAGATCACC is part of the Bryobacter aggregatus MPL3 genome and encodes:
- a CDS encoding polyphosphate kinase 2 family protein — its product is MSKIREKLLAEPGKILKLSEIDPSGTPGCDNKEDGIARYLKNIDRMRVLQYLLYAEGKRAVLAVLQGIDAGGKDGTIQKVMTGLNPQGVQVTSFKVPAGEEKEHDYLWRVHKAIPKWGQMGIFNRSHYEDVLVVRVHNTVPKAVWSKRYEQINSFEEMLADNGVKIMKFFLYISKEEQKKRFEERLNNPEKNWKFSKADLEERNYWDDYTAAFEEAIGKCSKKHAPWYVIPANRKWYRDLAVSEIVKETLEEMDMKLPKPTADLSNIQFE
- a CDS encoding NADH:flavin oxidoreductase/NADH oxidase, with amino-acid sequence MSESLLFSPLGLRELVFPNRIGVSPMCQYSALDGFVNDWHLTHLGARATGGAGLVIVEATAVVPEGRITPGCTGIWSDAHIAPLAGIAKFVKSQGSVPGIQLAHAGRKASCAIPWEGGAPLRVGDGAWQTVGPSAIPFDEGWHVPHELSVAEIAALAAAFGLAAKRALQAGFAVIELHGAHGYLQHEFLSPLSNHRTDAYGGSFENRSRFLRETIAAVRAEWPERLPLFLRISSSDWVEGGWTIEDSVALAKMVQPLGVDLIDCSSGGNSPKAKIELGPGYQVPFAEQIRREGGIASAAVGLIHTAQQAEEVIRAGQADLVLLGREILRDPYWPIHAAQALGVPPKVPNQYLRAI
- a CDS encoding amidohydrolase, with protein sequence MTVFRLLSVAWIVAVTLQAQPADLIFRNAKVVTVDPKFRIAQAIAVRGDRIAAVGTDASVLRLRGPKTQVIDLGGKTVLPGLIDSHTHALDASLHEFDHEIPAMPDIAAVLAHVKERTKIVPEGEWIILRQVFITRLKEQRYPTRQELDEAAPRHPVIFSTGPDASLNSLGLQRNGITKATKSPEGQPGKVELDAVTGEPTGILRTYAAFVKSVPTERQPTDAERMARLKLLMADYNSLGITSITDRAAAAGHVEIYRKLRAEGGLSCRVFLDYHVAFPNRDWKDVEAEIAGVAADPLHKYDNMLWMRGIKVFLDGGMLTGSALMREPWGKSKIYSITDPEYRGMRYIDSERLYLLARASLKRELQFTAHTVGDGAIHALLNAYERVNEEFPVRASRPNLTHANFMSPEAVEKMAKLGVVADLQPAWLELDGATLVSQFGLPRMRYFQPYATLFKSGVTVGGGSDHMQRIGAMRAVNPYHPFWGMWIAIARQPRWTDQVLHPQERITREQAIRLYTINNAFLSFEEKEKGSLEVGKLADLIVLNRDILTVPVDTIPQIRVESTYLGGRQVYRQ